The DNA window GCGGTGGCATCGCCTTCCACCGTAGGATTAGTAGCGACAATGAGTTCCCGCACCTGGCCGTCCCGCACCCGGGCCTCCAGGGCGCGCAGGGAAAGATCGTCCGGGCCCACCCCGTCGACCGGTGACAAGACTCCGTGCAGGACATGGTACAGACCCCGGTAGTGACGGGTCCGCTCCATGACGATCATGTCCTGGGGCTGTTCCACCACACAGATGAGGTCCTGGGACCGGGCCGGGTCTTTGCAAATTGCACACTGGTCGGACTCGGTGATGGCCCCGCAGGTGGCGCAGAACCGCACCCGGGTCTTGAGCTCGGACAGCAGTTCCGAGATGCGTTCGGCGTCCGTGCTCTCCGGTCGCAACAGGTACAGCGCCATGCGCAGCGCGGACTTGGTCCCGATGCCGGGCAGCCGCGCCAGCGACTTGACGAGCGCGTTGAGTGTCTCGGAACCGAGGTCCATCGGGCGGGCTTACATCAAGCCCGGGATCTTCATGCCGCCGGTGATCGCGGACATGCGTTCCCTGGCGAGGTCGGCGGCCTTCTGGTGGGCTTCGTTGACGGCGGCGAGGATGAGGTCCTCGAGCATTTCACGGTCGCCGTCCTTGAACACGTCGTCGCGGATGGAGAGCTTCAGGAGAACCTGCTTGCCGTTGACGCGCGCGGTCACGGCACCGCCGCCGCTGGCCGCCTCCACCTCTTCGTTCTCGAGTTCTGCTTCCAGCTTGGCCATTTTGGCCTGCATCTGCTGGGCCTGCTTGACCATCTTCATGAAGTCGGCCATGGGTTCCTTTCCACACTGTCCAACGTGGCTCGCGGGTCCGCTACGTGTTGTAACGAACGATCTCGCCGTCGAAGTCCTTGATGAGTCCCTGCACCACCGGGCGCTTGTCCTCGGTGACGTCGCGAATACGTTCCTCGGGAACCTTCTTGCCGGCCAGCGCCTCCTCGAGCTTGACGGCCTTCTCTTCTCCTTCGAGGAAGCACACGATCTCCGCGTCGACGCCGAAGTAGCGCTTGAACATGCCACCCACGAACTCAATGCCCTCGGGCCGCATGACCTGTTCGCGCTGCAGGCTGAAACCCTTCAGGAAGCGGATGTGCAGGCGGCCGCCCTCGAACGAATAGGGCCTTCCAGAAATCAGGCACACGCCGAGCGACACGCGCTTCTGGCGCACGAAGGTGACAAACCCTTCCCACAACTGCTGGATCTTGGCCAGGTCCAGGTCGCCCTCGAGGGGAACCGGTGAACCGGTCTCCGCCGGGCGGGCATCGTCTTCCGTGGTGTCTTCCGCGCTCGCGCGTGGCGCGCGGCGCGGGTTCGTCTGCAGGGCGGCCGGCGCCGCGCCGGGAGCCAGTGCGCTCGCGGAGCCACCGGCGGGGCGCGCTGCGGGCGATTCCTTGCCACGCCGCGGTCCGTCCCCGCCCCCATCACCACCCCCGCCGTCAAGCCGGGCGATCAGCGTGCGGATGTCGGTCTGCCGTTCGAGCAGCGACAGATCCACCAGCACGCTCTCCAGGAAGATGCGCGGGTCGGACATGGTGCGCAGCCGGCCCGAGGCGTTGCTCAGGCGCTCGACCACGGTGACGAGGTCCGCCAGCTCATAGCGATCGAGGCTCTTGCGCAGGTGATCGATTTCGCTCCGGGAGCGGAACAGCAGCGGCGAGAGGTCGCCGGGAACCGCGAGCAGCATCAGGTCGCGGTAGCCCTCCAGCAGCGCGGCCACCAGATCCTGCAGATCCACACCCTCGTTGACCGCCGCGTCCAGCAGTTGCAGCGCGGCGCCGGGATCCCCGCCGGCCATGCCGTCCACGAACGCGAGCACCTTCTCCTGGTCGATCAGGCCCAGGATGCCGCGCACCGCCTCCGCGGTGACATTGCCGCCCGAAGCGGTGACGCACTGGTCGAGCAGGCTGGTGCCGTCGCGCATGCTGCCGTCGGCCTTGCGCGCCAGCAGGCGCAGGCCGTCCTCGTCGTACTTGACCTTCTCCGCCTTGCAGATGTGCGCCAGGCGGGCGGCGATCTCCGCGTTCTCGAGGCGCTTGAAGTGGTGGCGCTGGCAGCGCGACTTGATGGTGTCGGGAATCTTCTGCGGCGCGGTGGTGGCAAAGATGAAGAACACGTGCGGCGGCGGCTCTTCCAGCGTCTTGAGCAGCGCGTTGAACGCGTGCGTGGAGAGCATGTGCACTTCGTCGATGATGTAGACCTTGTTGCGGCTCTGGCTGGGCGTGTAGCCGATGCTCTCCTGCAGTTCGCGCACCTCACCCACGCCGGTGTGCGAGGCGCCGTCGATCTCCATCACGTCCAGGTTGTTGCCCGCCACCACCGCCATGCACGACGCACACGTGTTGCACGGGTTTCCGTCCTTGAGGTTGTCGCAGTTGATGACGCGCGCGAGGATGCGCGCGGTGCTGGTCTTGCCGCAACCGCGCGGCCCGGAGAAGAGATAGGCGTGGGAGATGCGCCCCGTCTCCACCGCCTTCTTGAGGGTGCGGGTGATGTGCTCCTGCCCCACGACATCGTCGAAGGAGAGCGGGCGCCATTTGCGGGCAAGGACTTCGTAGCTCATGTTCGTCACCGGCTCGTGTTGTCTCCACCGGACCCGGTAAACACCGCGGCGGGAGTGGCGGCCAGGCTTGACCACGTCACATGATCCCGCCCACTTACCGCTGCTACCTTCCGGTCCTGACGGAGTTCATGGAGAACCATTGCGTGGGACCCGGCCGCCGCTCCCGCCCGCGGGAACACCGGCGGCTGCGTGTCCGGCACGCCGATCCCTCGCGGCACGGATAAGAGAGAAATGGTGGAGATGAGCGGGCTCGAACCGCCGACCTCCTCGTTGCGAACGAGGCGCTCTCCCAGCTGAGCTACATCCCCACCCGTTTCCGTCGCCGCGGACGGGCGTACTATATCGTGATCATCAAAATGGCGGAGAGAGAGGGATTCGAACCCTCGGAACGCTTGCGCGCTCAACGGTTTTCGAGACCGCCCCATTCAACCGCTCTGGCATCTCTCCGGGCGAATACTACCCCATCGGCCCGGAAAAAGGCAAGCGGCGCTGCGCCCCGGCGGGACGCCTAGATCTCCACCGGCACCGGCCGGTGATCCTCACCCACCGCCACCATGGTGAACTCCCCGGTGACGGCCTTCTCCCTTTCATCGCGATACCGCTGCTCCATCCACACGTCCACCCGCACGCGCACGCTGGTGCGTCCCAGGTGTTCCACCGTGCCCACCAGCTCGACGATGGCGCCGGCCGGAATGGGACGCTTGAAGTCGGTGCGGTCGAGCGACACCGTGACGAACGGGACGCGGCCGAAGCGCGTCGCCGCGATGAACGCCACCTCGTCCATCCACGCGAGCAGCGTTCCCCCGAAGAGCGTGTTGTGATGGTTCGTGATCCCGGGGGCGACCACCTTGGTGATCCGCGTCTGCGACGCGTCGATGCGCTTCTGCACGCGCGCGTAACGCCCGTCACTCTCCGCTTGCTTCTCCGCCATGTGCCGGCTCCTTTCCAATTCGCCTCAGGATGACGAGCTTCTGCTCGGCGCTCATCCAGCCCCATTCGGATACTTCGTCCAGGGTCCGGCCACAGCCGTCACACAGACCGGTCTCGGGATCGATCATGCACAGGTTGGTGCACGGGGATGGCGGGTGCGGAATGGCGGCCATGACGGGACAATATTAGGAACTTCGGCAGCGTTGCGCAAACCCCCGCGCCACTTCCGCGGCCAGTGCAAAGGAACGCTCGCAGGTCGCTTCGCTGGAACCAGCGAGGCCGCACGACGCCGTCACCAGCGACGCCCCGGCGATGCGCGCCGCGTCGGCGCCGTCCTCCCCCGCCGCCAGGCGCTCCGCAACGCCCCACCAGCGCGCCACCAGCTTCCCCGCATCCACCCCGGCCAGGTCGTCGCGCGTCGGTATCCATCCCCAGGCCACGCGCCCGCCGGCCGCCAGGTAGCGGCGTGCGCCGGGTGCCTCCCCCATGCTCTCGGCGCCGTGGAAGGCGTCAAAGGAATAGAGGTCGGGGGACACCGCGTCGAGAACATCGAACGGTATCTCGTCGCAGCAGTGCAGTCCCACCAGGACCCCGGGCTTGCGGATGCGAAGAACCACGGTGCGCAGGAGATCCACGATGGCGCCGGTGCGCTCCGGAGCGCGCCGCAACGCCATGCCCAGGTAGGCCTCGTCGAGCACGAGGATCGCCGAAGGCGCCAGCGCGAGCAACGTCTCGGCCTGCCAGGTGGCGACACGCACGACGTGGTCCGCAAGCACGGACAGCATGTCATCCCGCTCCGCGAGCGACACCCCGTCCAGGGTGACGGCGCAGGCGAGCGTCAGCGGACCCATGGTCTGGCCCTTGACGGCGCGCGCCTGCGGGAACGCACCACCCCGGAAGGCATCGAGAAAGGCGTAGAAACCGGCGGCGTTGGCCGGGTCCAGCTGCCCCGCCTCGCGCTGCAGGGAGGTCACGAACCTGTCCACGCGGTCGCACGGCAGTGTGTACACGTATTCGCCGCGTACCTGCGCGAGGTGCCGCAGC is part of the Candidatus Krumholzibacteriia bacterium genome and encodes:
- the dnaX gene encoding DNA polymerase III subunit gamma/tau; translated protein: MSYEVLARKWRPLSFDDVVGQEHITRTLKKAVETGRISHAYLFSGPRGCGKTSTARILARVINCDNLKDGNPCNTCASCMAVVAGNNLDVMEIDGASHTGVGEVRELQESIGYTPSQSRNKVYIIDEVHMLSTHAFNALLKTLEEPPPHVFFIFATTAPQKIPDTIKSRCQRHHFKRLENAEIAARLAHICKAEKVKYDEDGLRLLARKADGSMRDGTSLLDQCVTASGGNVTAEAVRGILGLIDQEKVLAFVDGMAGGDPGAALQLLDAAVNEGVDLQDLVAALLEGYRDLMLLAVPGDLSPLLFRSRSEIDHLRKSLDRYELADLVTVVERLSNASGRLRTMSDPRIFLESVLVDLSLLERQTDIRTLIARLDGGGGDGGGDGPRRGKESPAARPAGGSASALAPGAAPAALQTNPRRAPRASAEDTTEDDARPAETGSPVPLEGDLDLAKIQQLWEGFVTFVRQKRVSLGVCLISGRPYSFEGGRLHIRFLKGFSLQREQVMRPEGIEFVGGMFKRYFGVDAEIVCFLEGEEKAVKLEEALAGKKVPEERIRDVTEDKRPVVQGLIKDFDGEIVRYNT
- a CDS encoding acyl-CoA thioesterase — translated: MAEKQAESDGRYARVQKRIDASQTRITKVVAPGITNHHNTLFGGTLLAWMDEVAFIAATRFGRVPFVTVSLDRTDFKRPIPAGAIVELVGTVEHLGRTSVRVRVDVWMEQRYRDEREKAVTGEFTMVAVGEDHRPVPVEI
- the recR gene encoding recombination mediator RecR, whose translation is MDLGSETLNALVKSLARLPGIGTKSALRMALYLLRPESTDAERISELLSELKTRVRFCATCGAITESDQCAICKDPARSQDLICVVEQPQDMIVMERTRHYRGLYHVLHGVLSPVDGVGPDDLSLRALEARVRDGQVRELIVATNPTVEGDATALYIARIVSPFGCTVTRLARGLPMGGTLEFVDDTTLARAIDRRETL
- a CDS encoding YbaB/EbfC family nucleoid-associated protein — its product is MADFMKMVKQAQQMQAKMAKLEAELENEEVEAASGGGAVTARVNGKQVLLKLSIRDDVFKDGDREMLEDLILAAVNEAHQKAADLARERMSAITGGMKIPGLM
- a CDS encoding DUF1289 domain-containing protein, which codes for MAAIPHPPSPCTNLCMIDPETGLCDGCGRTLDEVSEWGWMSAEQKLVILRRIGKEPAHGGEASGE